The genomic interval CAGCAACTAGCACATCGACAATAGATACAGCACTGGTAGAATGTTCCGATATAGATATTTCTAAACTTAATGAAGAATCAGCTGATATTAATACATTGCAAACGGATGTATCACAACTCAGCGATGTAAATGATATAGAATCTCCACCATCTAATAGAAATGTCAACATAGAATCGTTGCCTTCCACTAGTATATTTAGTCATGAAACTGATATttcattgcaaattttacCAAGCGATACgtcgaagaaaatattaaaaaataaaattgcatcgtTGGGATGGTTACTTGCTGAAAAATCGAATGCTattagaaaattgcaaaaaaaaaattggaatcaacaaaaacaaatattcaaattaaaatctgttataaaaaagattaataataaaaacttgataTGAAGTGATAATGTTTATACAATAATGCAAGAGTTTGGACTAAATGAGCAACTgattaatagattatttaaaaaaacaactaATAAAGGCACTATTTCAAAACAATGTCAagaaaaaatcagaaaattcgCTATAACACTACACTTTTTTTTCAGGGAAAGCATATAATTATGTGCGTAAGAAAttcaataattcaataatttgcgTTCCAAAACTAACTTTAGTCAACCTCGGAGGTTATTGATGTGGTAGGGGATGCGGTAATCTGAAGAGGAAAGAAACTAAGGAGGGAGCATATCGGTAGTGGGGGTACGATTCACTTAGAACGGAAGTAATTGGGCAGCCATCTTAGAAACCGACTTTTGTGACATGCGCAATGCGCATGTTTTCTATAGCTATAACGTATTTTTATGCTGTATATTTGCTTATACATAcctattttaaagaaaataagaattaaagaaCAAAATGGTATATTGTCAAGCGTGTGGCGTATCCAACAAAGCATGAAATTATGGGATAACATTTCATCGGtttgttaataacttaaataaaaataatgatcatttaataatttacaggTTATCCTTTGTGTCTAAGAGggtaaaaagaaacttttttcttgtttttttatcctttgtttatgtataatataatattaaaattatagcttTAATCtgatttactaaatatttttttacgaagaaCAGATTTCCAAAAAACGAAAGTCAAAAAAATGCCTGGATCAGTTTTATAAACAAGAACAAAGgattgaataaatgtaatgtttcggtatatacaaagtttataccatatttacttaataaatgtaatctaaatttaa from Anoplolepis gracilipes unplaced genomic scaffold, ASM4749672v1 Contig20, whole genome shotgun sequence carries:
- the LOC140675660 gene encoding uncharacterized protein → MVHCQACGITTTARNYGITFHRFPKNENQKCAWINFIKKHKGLHEIQNFKCTMICSQHFEESCFDKTSTVKVRLKPFSIPTIYILRSKYEKISKSVSALTIPLQTENINETSLIDTTATSTSTIDTALVECSDIDISKLNEESADINTLQTDVSQLSDVNDIESPPSNRNVNIESLPSTSIFSHETDISLQILPSDTSKKILKNKIASLGWLLAEKSNAIRKLQKKNWNQQKQIFKLKSVIKKINNKNLI